ATAACAAACCCGGCATCCGTCCGCTTCCTGCCGTCATGTTCATCCGCTTTTACGATCCGAACAATCGCTAGGACAATCCCCGAGATAACGAATACGCCGGCGATAAGTAAAGCGATCAAACTTTGCCCCACATCCAAAAACAATAGCAGTACCCCAAACCCCGCCGTCATCAATAACAAGCCAATGAAACTCAAGACCATATTTATAAATATGCGCATACTACGCCCCTAACCGAATCAAGCATTTGAATTCGATTTCCTTTTAGGTTTCGGCAAGAAAATGGAACTGGTGCCCATCAACCCGCCACCTACTATCGCCAGTACCGTCCCAACAGCCACCGATAAAGTGGATAAGTATGTGGATAGATACATACCCGCCATCAATATGATCCAGCCTGTGGAAAACATTATCGCAGTTTTCGTCATTTCACCCACTCCTTCAATAGTTTATCCACCGTTTTTAACATTCAGGAGCTCAATTTCAATCGCCAAACTGCCCCATTCCTTTTCATGCTCTGATGAATACAAATTGTGGATAGATTTCACGTTTGTTTCGATGCAGTTATCCACAATCCCCAGTTTTTCGGCAGACAGATCTTCAAACATCTCCCGAAACGTCGGATATGTGTATAACTTTTTGACTTTCACATTTATTTTTTCATCTTCCTCCGGCAGTTTTGCGAATTCAATCGTGTCTCCCTGCTTCACTTTTCGTCTCTTCTCATCGTACAGCCTAATTTCAATTGTTTTCTTTCCAGACTGAATTTCCCGGAAAGGTTCTTTGTAGAGTTTCATTTTGTGTTTGATGTTCATCAACTCTCCAGATTCATTTTTTCTGTACTAAACTTGTTGCTTCGGCAATACTATTCCAAGTAATTCAGCAACGGCTTGATTTACTGCTTGTCGATCCACATGACCCATCAAAGCGATTTGTATCCAATTCCGCTTCAATAAATAATCGCTCTCGTAGCTGATCTCGATTCCTTTGGCTTTGAGTGCATCGCCCACCGCACGACCGTCTATTTCGACCGGCAAAGCGATTGTCAAGATGCCGGGCGAGTACCGGTCATCTCCTAAAACGTCCAACCCGTCATCCATTAGCCGGTTGCGGATTTCCGTTGCCAATAGCGGGTCGGGAAAGCGGTGATGGGCGATCGCTGCTTGAAGTGCGGCTACGCTATTCGAAGAATGGGTGAACGGCACCGAGCCGCTCTTTTCGTACAAGCCTAAGTCCAAATATGCAGGCAAACTGTCATCTGAAGAAACGTTGTCTTGATGAAACACGATCGCTAGACCGGGGTACGAACCTAAGCCTTTTCCACTTACTGCGCTTGCCATATATACATTCGATAAATCGGTTGGGACGTTGCCTATACTGCTGCAAGCGTCCAGGCACAGTCGAATTTCCTGTTGTTCACATAAGGACTTTAATTTTTCTAATGGATACAGGTAACCGGTCGACGTTTCGCAATGAACCGTCCATAGCCAGCGAAACTCCGGGTGCTGTTTCACTAGTTCTGCCAATTCGTTTACCACAAGCCGTTCATCCCAGTGCTTTTGCAGATGCAAAAAGTCCAATTGCCAACGTTTTGCCTGTTCCGCCAATCGTTCACCAAATTCGCCATTCGACAGGATGAGCCCTTTTCCGCCAAGCCGGCTCAGCTGGGCTGCAATCAATTCATTCGCCAAAGTGCCTGTTCCGACAGCCAGTTGAACATGAGCCGCTCCCGTTAACTGCTTGAGCTCCGCCTGCAATGAGTCGATTTCTTTACAAAAACTGTCCGAACGGTGGGAAACTGCCTGCATGGCCCAGGCTTCCTCGACTTTCGGATGCATCGAGACCGGACCGGGCAAAAGACGAATTGAAAACGGCGGCTTCTCCACTTGGATCATTTGATCGAAAAGCTGCCCAGCCGAAGCAAAATAGTCTTTGGTCAAGAGCATCGGCTGGTACTGTGCATTTTCAGTGCCGATCAAAGGACCAAATGGCTTGAACCCTAAATGCTGATACAGCCGCGTCTGCCGCACTGTCCCGGAAATGAGCACGCAATTATAGTTTTGCTGCAAACAGGAGGCTACGACTTGCTGAAGAAGACCGAAAAAAACTCGCTTGCCGCGATACTCTCGCCGCACCGATAGCAAGCGAATCTCACACGGCTTGGCATCATCCGGCAAATAAGGATCTACAGCCCCGAGCTTCTGATCTAGAGAAAAGGGACGGATACCCCGAAGCGCCACCATCCCGATCAAGCGGCCGTCTTGTTTGGCAATCCAATAGGTGTTCTCTTCGTGGAAACGATCGACCAGCCGTTGTTCTTGGCTTTGGCTATGCTGGGGAATTTCTTCCACAAAGGTTTCGTAATTCAACCGGTGAATCTGTTCCATCTCTTCTTTTGAATCAGCAATTTTATAGTAGATGGACGGTTTGTTATTCATTGAAGACACTCCTTTTATAGCAAAAATCATTCTTGTGAAGATCGAACTGAAGTACAGGCTGTTTATTTTCCGCTCTATGCAAGAGGACCGATGAACACAAGCGCTAAGACCCATAGCTTTATATGCTGTCAGCAATTCCTCTGTTTTCTTGCGGTTTCTTCCCGTTTTCTTGCGCTTTCTCCCTGTTTTCTTGCGGTTTCTTCTCGCTTTCTTGTGGTTTCTTCTCGCTTTCTTGCGGTTTGTTCCTGCTTTTTTGCGGTTTCTTGTTTCTTCCTGCTTTCTTGCGGTTTTTTCCCACTGAAATTGTGTTTCGACGGACTTTATCACATTAAGTTTCAATGCATGCCTACTTTAACGGAGCTGTTCATTTACCACTCCCCTTACTATATCCAATTATTGTATATACATCCATCCAATTTACAGAATATTGTAGTATAATGAAGAAAAAATTTAAAAGGCATTAGTTAGATGACTTGTTCGATGAAATGGAGGAAACATATGACGAAGCAACTGGAAAGCCGATGCACTGATATCGGAGGAATTCAGCTTTATTGCAAAGTGTTGGGGGAAGATACAGACGGTCCCGTAATTGTTTTCGATTCAGGATATGGTGTACCTACGAGGAGATGGAACAGCATCAAGACGGAAGTCTCTTCTTTTTCTAAACTGCTTATCTACGATAGAGCGGGACTTGGACGAAGCACTTTAGACTCACGACCGCGCCATAGTCTTCAACATGTTGAGAATCTACGAAACTTGCTTCAAAAAAAGGAAGTAAAACCTCCCTATATGCTAGTAGGCCATTCTTTCGGCGGCTTGAATGTTCGCTTGTACGCCAGTATGTATCCGGAAGAAATAGCTGGACTGATTCTTTTGGATTCTTGTCACGAAGATCAAAATAAGCTGATGGCCGAGGAATTATCTTCGGACATGCAAGCTGATTATTACGGACAGTTCGGCGCGGAAGGCACTTTAGCGGAATTCGAACAAAGCTTGGAGCAAGTGCGGAAATACAAAACGCTCGGCGATATGCCTTTGACTGTCGTAACCGGCGGCAACCAGCCCGATCATACCGAAGAATCTTGGGGACATTGGATGGATTTCCAGAAAGGTTTAGCAGCTTTGAGTACGAAAAGCCGTCACGTTGTCTTAACAGATGTAGGGCATTCCGTTCACATCGATAATCCAGAGGCGGTTGTTCAGGAGATTCGAAAGATGTATGCACACCTAAAAGATCCTGCTGCCGAGTTTCTGAAGGAGAACTGATAATGAGCGAGCTTCAACTCTCGACACATTCAGGCGTCATAAATTATTTGGAATTTGGAAATCCTAAAAATCCGACTATTATTTGTTTGCATGGTCTTATAGGAAATAGTTTGTACAGTTTTGGAGAGCTTATTCCTTATCTCCGAGACCATTTTCATTTAATTCTTTTAGATAATCCAGGTCATGGGAAAACCACCTCTTTTCCGAAAGAAGAGGACTATTTGTTTTCGAACTTGGCTATATGGCTTGAACGCGCAGTCGAAAAGATCGTTAAAGGTCCCTTTTATATAATGGGGCATTCTTGGGGAGCGGATATCGCTCTTCATTACACTCGCTATTATCCAGATAAAGTATTAGGACTGATTTTACTCGACGGTGCTTTTACCTTTCCGCAAAACCAGCCAGAAATGACTTTCGATTATGCGTATTTAGGTTGGAAGGATTACATGGATCACTCTTTAGTGGATTATAAAGAAGAAATTTATGAAGAATACCAAAGCTACACAAAAAAGTGGAATTCCCGGAAAGAAAAATATTCCGAGTCTCTTTTTCGAAAGCGACCGGACGGAAAATTCGAGCTTGTAGCATCAAAATTTAGCGTGTTGGCGATCGTTAAAGCATTTTTCAAAGAACCATTTCAAGATGCTTTTCCTTTCATCAATGCCCAGACCTTGCTGATTCACGCCGACTATCCTCAAAGCTTGGATGCAGCACGAAACCTAGGTATTCTTCAGCTACTTGAAAATATTAAAGATTTTTCTGTTTATAAAATAGATGGCACATCGCATATGCTCCAGTGGGACCAACCCCAAGTAACCGCGCATATCATTAGCCAATGGATAGACGAAAAACTTCTATGAACAAAGAAATTATCTTTTTATGAGAGCTATCTTCATACGGAGTCTGCTATTTAAAGTTCCCGCATGAAAAGGCGTGCACAATCTAATCGTGTCCGCCTTTTTATGTTCTATCAATATATCCCGATTACATCAAATTAGACCATACTCGGCCACTTATGTTTCCCACAAATAATGTATAAAGCTCATGTGTTGGCCGTTCATCTCGAATTCTTCTTTATCAATGCCAACTTCTTTGAATCCGTTTTTTGTCAATATTTTTTGGGAGGCCGGATTGATGGTCGTCGTTTTCCCATATATTCGCCTTAATCTTAAATCAGTCTTGAGCAAAAGGTTCAAGGCCCGACTGCCAATTCCTTTACCTCCGTATTTCGCCCCTATCCGAAATCCGATTTCTGCTGTTTGATTATGTTTGTCTATATCCACCAAGTTGATTCTTCCTAAAATACTTCCTTCCACATTCTTGATCAGGTAAAAGTTAGCAAGTCCTTCTGATTGTTCTTTTAACAGTTCTCGATGCCTCGAAACAAAATTTTCAAAGACATAAAAGCTATCCCCTCGGCTAGGTACGAGTTTCTCGAAAAACCCCTGATTGTCAGTTTCGAACTGGAATAATTCTTGCGCATCCTTTTCTTGCAGCACATGTAATGTGATTTCCATAAGCTTACCTCCACCTGATTTGAATCAGTAAATCAAATTAATTATATCTATGTATGCCGAACAATAATGTAAAGAATCTAGTTCAAAACCAATGATTAAGCTATTCACCTAGACAACTTTTAAGTTGTGGAATCTATACATTTAAATTATATGTATAGCCGGATGCAGTTCCTCGCTTTCGATAACGATAGCCATCAACCCGTTTTCTGTCCTCGTTTCATGCCCCTCGCCCTTATGCCAAAACACGGCATCTCCAGCTGCAACCTCCACATATTCTTCTTGTTCACCTCTAACAAGTCCTGTTCCGCTCACGATTAAAAGCAATTGAGGACATACCGCTCGGTGATACCCGACCACTCCATCTTTTTCTAAATGCATGCAACCGATATGGGCAGCTTGTGTTGTTTGAATAATTCGAGACATGATGAAATCCGAATTGAATTTGGAAATCTTTTGGCCACTATTTTTATTGAATTTGAATATTTCCATTCCGTTTCTCCTTTAGCTGCTATGTGCTAATAGCGAAAAGATCAATGCATCATAGGATTGCTCATCTTGATAAAGATAACCTCTCAAAATGCCCTCTTTCTCAAACCCCAATTTCTGCAGCAAAGCGATGGATGCGCCGTTCTCAGGAAATGTAACGGCACCCATGCGGAACAAGCCGAGCTCGCCGAAACAATAATCCAAGACTTCTTTGACGGCTTCTGAAACATAGCCTTTGTTCCAATGGCTTGGATGCAGCTCAAAACCGATTTCCGCTTTCTTGCCTTTGAGGTTCAAATTGTTCAAGTCGACCGTGCCGATAAAAGCGCCAGTTTCTTTGATGACAATCCCCCAGCGAATTCCTCTGCCGCTTTCGAAGGTCTGCCTGAACGACTCGATAATGCTTTCAGCCTGGCCGATTTCCGTTATGCTGCTCATGCCGTAATATTTCGTGACCTCATCTCTCGACATAATCTCGAAAAAGCTTGCGGCGTGATGTGTTTTAATATGTACAAGTGCCAGTCTGTCTGTCGCCAATTCCTGAAAATCCACGAAAGTCCCTCCCTCTATCTAATGTGCGGCTCCGTTACCCAATGCTTTTGCCAGGCTCCCGCTGATCGAAGCAGCTAATGCTTTCAATTCACCGGCTAAGCTTGCGAGCCTCTCTTCAATGTGTACTTTATCGCCGTAGCGGATGCGCGCTTCTTCCGGTAATTTTCCAGACAATAAATGAAAATGGCTGTAGGCGGTTTCTAATAGTTGCAGCAATTGTTCGCCCCAAACTTCAGCCTGAATCCGGCTATCGCCGGTACTATAACCGGCTAGAAATCCATCAGCCATCCCCTTTAAATTGTCCGCGCAATCAGCAAAACGGTGCTTTCCATAACGCTCGGTATCGGACAGCGCGATGAAAAACGTTTCGTAAAGGTTCATGAAGTTCCCGGCCATCCCTCGTGGATAATAAATATTCGGAAACGGATCGATCAGGCAAATTTGTGTGCCGTTCATCAACATATTTTCAGGTGATGCGTCTTGATTGCTGAGGAGCGGTTTAGTGAAGCTTCGCGCTCTGAGCTCCGTTGCTAATTTCAGCGCCTCGCTTATCGTTTCATCCTGAAATTCTGGGCGCGCTTCGCTCAGTTCCCGGTAATCCGATAGATGCTCTTCACTTTCTTCTTGCAGGAAACGATGGACATCTCCTGTGATGCTACCTCTCAGCCCCTCTTTCTCTGTCCAATGCAGATAACCGAAACCATCCAAGTCATGCTGGATCTCTTCTGTTTTTCGATAAATTTCTCCGAGTGCCTTCCCCGTTTCAATTGCTTCTGGGTATGTCATGTTATGTAAGTTGATGTGTGTGCCGACAAACGACTCTAGTGTATAGCTCAATTGTTCAGAGACACGGAATTGGAAAAATTCCGGAGCGGCACCTTCGACAGCTTGATTGACTGAGCGGTAGTAAAGTTCTGTCGCTGCATATTCCGCCGTTAGTTCTTCTTCGTTGTATTCAACCGCCTTGCCGTAGACGATGTCTTTGGGTATCCGCAAGACCAGTTCACGGCCATCTTTTTCGACTTTCCACGCATGATGCCAAGCCCCTTCCCCTAAAAACTTTGGCGTCTCCACTTCTGCGTGAAGAATGGCTGCTTGTAATTTCGCTCGATTCATCTGATGACCTGCTTTCCGTTTCAAAGATTTCCCGTACTAAGTTTTTCGGTACATACGCTTTGTTTCTACTATATCCAATATTTTCTTTCACCGCTATTTGTTTTCCAATTATTTAGAGTATAATGAATCCAATCCATCCTGAAGGTAAATTCCCCAAGATTTATCTTCCTTACGAAAGGAATATCCGACGTGACGATCAGTCCAATCTAAGCTTCCCCCGCATTAGAAGTCATTTACAAAATAGACTCTTGGGGGATTCAACATGAAACTGAATAGAAATTTCCATTTATTACTAACGGGCCAGTCGCTTGCGAATATCGGAGATGTGCTTTATATCGTCAGCATTATTTACCTGATTTTCGAATTGACCAGTTCCGCCACGGCTGCCGCTTTGGTGCCATTTGTCATCACCAGTTCGATGTTCGTCTCGAACACGCTCACACCGCTTCTGATGCAGCGTTTTGATTTGAAATGGCTGCTTGTGGGGTCGCAAATGGGCAAAACCGTATTGTTGATAGTCTTGGCATTGCTTTTGCCG
This is a stretch of genomic DNA from Planococcus maritimus. It encodes these proteins:
- a CDS encoding ASCH domain-containing protein; protein product: MNIKHKMKLYKEPFREIQSGKKTIEIRLYDEKRRKVKQGDTIEFAKLPEEDEKINVKVKKLYTYPTFREMFEDLSAEKLGIVDNCIETNVKSIHNLYSSEHEKEWGSLAIEIELLNVKNGG
- a CDS encoding GNAT family N-acetyltransferase; the encoded protein is MNNKPSIYYKIADSKEEMEQIHRLNYETFVEEIPQHSQSQEQRLVDRFHEENTYWIAKQDGRLIGMVALRGIRPFSLDQKLGAVDPYLPDDAKPCEIRLLSVRREYRGKRVFFGLLQQVVASCLQQNYNCVLISGTVRQTRLYQHLGFKPFGPLIGTENAQYQPMLLTKDYFASAGQLFDQMIQVEKPPFSIRLLPGPVSMHPKVEEAWAMQAVSHRSDSFCKEIDSLQAELKQLTGAAHVQLAVGTGTLANELIAAQLSRLGGKGLILSNGEFGERLAEQAKRWQLDFLHLQKHWDERLVVNELAELVKQHPEFRWLWTVHCETSTGYLYPLEKLKSLCEQQEIRLCLDACSSIGNVPTDLSNVYMASAVSGKGLGSYPGLAIVFHQDNVSSDDSLPAYLDLGLYEKSGSVPFTHSSNSVAALQAAIAHHRFPDPLLATEIRNRLMDDGLDVLGDDRYSPGILTIALPVEIDGRAVGDALKAKGIEISYESDYLLKRNWIQIALMGHVDRQAVNQAVAELLGIVLPKQQV
- a CDS encoding alpha/beta fold hydrolase, with product MTKQLESRCTDIGGIQLYCKVLGEDTDGPVIVFDSGYGVPTRRWNSIKTEVSSFSKLLIYDRAGLGRSTLDSRPRHSLQHVENLRNLLQKKEVKPPYMLVGHSFGGLNVRLYASMYPEEIAGLILLDSCHEDQNKLMAEELSSDMQADYYGQFGAEGTLAEFEQSLEQVRKYKTLGDMPLTVVTGGNQPDHTEESWGHWMDFQKGLAALSTKSRHVVLTDVGHSVHIDNPEAVVQEIRKMYAHLKDPAAEFLKEN
- a CDS encoding alpha/beta fold hydrolase, translated to MSELQLSTHSGVINYLEFGNPKNPTIICLHGLIGNSLYSFGELIPYLRDHFHLILLDNPGHGKTTSFPKEEDYLFSNLAIWLERAVEKIVKGPFYIMGHSWGADIALHYTRYYPDKVLGLILLDGAFTFPQNQPEMTFDYAYLGWKDYMDHSLVDYKEEIYEEYQSYTKKWNSRKEKYSESLFRKRPDGKFELVASKFSVLAIVKAFFKEPFQDAFPFINAQTLLIHADYPQSLDAARNLGILQLLENIKDFSVYKIDGTSHMLQWDQPQVTAHIISQWIDEKLL
- a CDS encoding GNAT family N-acetyltransferase — translated: MEITLHVLQEKDAQELFQFETDNQGFFEKLVPSRGDSFYVFENFVSRHRELLKEQSEGLANFYLIKNVEGSILGRINLVDIDKHNQTAEIGFRIGAKYGGKGIGSRALNLLLKTDLRLRRIYGKTTTINPASQKILTKNGFKEVGIDKEEFEMNGQHMSFIHYLWET
- a CDS encoding cupin, which gives rise to MEIFKFNKNSGQKISKFNSDFIMSRIIQTTQAAHIGCMHLEKDGVVGYHRAVCPQLLLIVSGTGLVRGEQEEYVEVAAGDAVFWHKGEGHETRTENGLMAIVIESEELHPAIHII
- a CDS encoding GNAT family N-acetyltransferase, with amino-acid sequence MDFQELATDRLALVHIKTHHAASFFEIMSRDEVTKYYGMSSITEIGQAESIIESFRQTFESGRGIRWGIVIKETGAFIGTVDLNNLNLKGKKAEIGFELHPSHWNKGYVSEAVKEVLDYCFGELGLFRMGAVTFPENGASIALLQKLGFEKEGILRGYLYQDEQSYDALIFSLLAHSS